ATGTGTGGAAAAGACTGCAGATGAATGCGATGAAAAGCGATTTCAGTTGGGAAAACAGCGCTGTTAAATATCTTAAATTTTATGAAAAGGCTACATATTTTCATAATCGTCCTGTTGTTATGGATAATATAGTATGAAATGGGTTTGCTTTCTACATATTTATCAACCCCCGAACCAATCCCAAGATGTTTTAGAGAGGGTAGTTAATGAAAGTTATCGTCCCATCTTTCGCGGATTAAAAAAAATTCCCAAGGCGAAAATAATTTTAAATATTAACGCTGTGTTAACGGAGCAGTTGCATAACAGTGGGTACGAAGATGTGCTAAATGATATAAAATGTCTTGCCGAAAATGGCCGGGTGGAGTTTACAGCCAGCGCAAAATATCATGCCTTTATACCGTTGGTGCCAAAAAGCGAGGCGGTGCGTCAGATAAAGTTAAATGAAATTGCCAATAAAGAGTATTTTGGTTCTTTGTATAATCCCAACGGTTTTTTTAGTCCCGAAATGAGCTATAGTCCTAAAGTGGCGGAGGTGGCGCAGGAGTTTGGGTTTAAGTGGGTGGTTTTGGACGAGATTGCCTATAATGGAAAGGTGGATGTGGTTAAGTTTGACCGTCTTTATAAAATAAAGGGATTTGATGTTTTGGCGTTTTTTAGAGAGAAACGAACCAGCAATTTAATTATGGGGGCGGTAGTTCGCGACGCGCAAAAAATTTCAGATGCGGTTTCAAGAGAAAATGGTTCTAGGTATCTTTTGACCGCAATGGACGGCGAAACATTTGGACACCATAGAGTTGGTTTGGATAAAGTGCTTTTGGATGTTTTAGCAGACCCTAAAATTGATACTGTTACTATATCCGAATTGTCCAAATTGTATAAACAAATAGAGGAAGTAACCCCTAAAGACTCTACTTGGGCATCCAGCGAAAAAGATATTGTTGACGGGAATGTGTTTAATTTGTGGTTTGATAAAGACAATGAAATTCATAAGAAAGAATGGGAGTTAACGGATATTGCAATAAGAGTGGTAAACGATTCAAAATTCGCCCTTCCATCATTGCGAGGAGAGAGCGTAAGCGAACGACGAAGCAATCAAGAAAGCTGGGATCGCGCGCGTTGTCTTTTGGACCCTGCCCTTCACTCTTGTCATTACTGGTGGGCAAGCGCCAACCCTTGGTGGAGTATTGAGATGATAGAGGAAGGGGTTTTCAATCTTTGGCATTGTGTGCTAAATGTTCCCGACGCGCCTCTTGCCGATAAAGAACGAGCGGAAAAACTTTATTTTGAGATACTGCTTTTGGCGCATAGCTGGCAAAGGACGGGCTTAGTTAAGGAAAAATCGGGTCGTTCGTACGCTTGGAAAAAGATACCTTTTAGTAAGCGCGCCAACCCGGGGGAATTTGAAGCGTTGTTGGAGCTTTTGGCGCAAGAGGAAAAAAATTCTGTTGTCCGTTGCGAATATGAACAGGCTATTAGGTGGCGGGATGCGCAAACAAAGCTTAAAAATGAAAATGATGTGTATGACGTTGTTCATGTTATAGATCAGTTAAGGCAATTTGTGGATTTTAAAAGATACGAGGATTTGGTTTTAAAGTACCAGAAGGAGTATAAGTTCATAAATGCCGGACAACCGGAGAGGTAGAGTAGTAAATTCAAATGACAAAACTCAAAATTCAATTCGAATTTTAACAAAGGAGACTCCTTTGAAAAAGGAGTCTCCTTAGATAGCTTTGATTTTGAATTTTTTGAAAACTGTGTGCCCAAAAGAAATAACAAATCTTTTAACTAAATATGGTCTAACGATAATAAAACCCTTCCGTCTCGCCGACGGCGGTTTTAAAAGGTCGTATGTTTTGTTGTGCAAAGATTTAAAGGGCAAAAAATTTGTCCTTAAAGTTTTTGCATCCCGCGACAAAAACGCCCAAAGTAAATTTATTCGCGAAGTTAAAATCCTTTTGTTGCTGGGGAAATATAAAAATCTTTCCTCCTTTGTTCCTAAAGTATATAAACATAATTTCAAAGAACAAAAGGGCAGTCTTTACTATCTTTTGGAGTATTTTGATTATAAAAGTTTTGGGGAATTCACTTTGGATTTGAGTTATCAAATGGGGATATTCAAAAAGGACTCGTTTGAGGTTTTTATGGATTTTTGGCAGGAAGTTGGGGATATGCGCCAAGAGGGGCTAGAGTGGTTGAGTCCGTACGGTTTGAGCCGTTTTATGGACGAGCTTTCATTTTACAAAAGCAGAACTCCCGAGATATTAAGTTTGGGTATGTGGGAGAGGGTTTTCAATTATTTAAAAAGAAGGGAAAAGACTATAAACGATTGTTGCGCGTTGTCCCATTTAGACTTGTATCCCGAGAACATTTTTGCGCAAGAATCGTTTTCGCGCGATTTTAAGATTATTGATTGGGAGCAATCGCATTTAACCGCCAAAGCGGGGAACGAGGCTTTTTTATATCTAATGCTTTGGAAAGAGGATTATTTTAGGAAAAAAATTTTCACTAGGATAAGCGAACAGGGGAGTATGAGTTCCTTTAAGTGTTTTCTGCTCCTTTTTGCGGTTAGATTCTTATATCAAACAAAATCTTTTGCCCATGAAAACGCTTTTAGCGAATCTTTTAAACTATCCCTACTTTCCACAATTAACGACATCGTACAAGGAAAGTTTAGTCGGCCAAGAAATTTGCAATATCTAGTAAGTAAGATGTTAGTTAGGCAGTTACTTAAAAATTTCTATTCGTTTAAAAAAGACATTTCTGTTGAGGATTTTCCCGCAGGTTATGGGAACACGATGCTGAAAATAAGCATTATGACAGGAAGCGACAAGAACAAAGATTATGTTCTTAGGGTTTATTCTTTGAGTCGTATTTACGAAAACATAAGGAGGGAGGCAAAGATTTACAGACATTTAAGTAAAAAAGGCATCCCCACCTATTTTGTTTGTAAAAACAAGGAACGGCGACTGGTTTCAAAAGCAGTGATATATGGCAGGGAGCGGTATTTTATATTCGTATGTTTTTTAAAAGGGCGCACTTTGTCGCGGACGAAGTTAAAAAAGACGCACCTTTATCAGGCGGGCAGTTGGCTTGCTAAAATGCATACTGTTGGAGTTGTTCACAATGATTACAATCGCAGGAATGTTTTATATGACAAAGATGTTTTGTCTGGAATAATTGATATGGAATTTTCGCAGTTTTCAACAAAATCTGCGGACCACTTACGGGATTTAGCTAAAGCTATTGCGTTATGGTTGCAGGGTATTGATGATAATGCTTCTGTTTCAATCCGAGAAGTATATGAAAGTTTTATGGGGGGGTATTTTGGGAAAAATTGGAAAGACGAATCTTTTAAAGTTAATAGGCTTATTGTGGAGGAGTTGAGAAAGTTAAGGACAGAGTATAGGAGGATGAACAAAAAATCCCCCTCGGAATATTTTGAAGGAATAATAGTTTTTATAAACAACCTAATTCCACGGTTCAAAGTTTAGTTTATGGTCGCTCTTAAAGATTTTATCAACAATTTTGATATGTCAAACCCCGACTGGAAAAGTTCGCAGGGGTATAAAGCAATAGCCAGTTGGCAAACTGCAATGCTTTTAAGGGATATGCTAGTACTTTGGTTTAAGGAAACAGGCGCAGAAAACTCTCGTAATTTCCCGTCTGTTCCCGTGAATTTTCGTTTATTCGGCCGTTTGGAAGCGCAAGTACTAGATGCCGCGCGGTCTGTTATTGCAAACATTGAAGAAGGTTACACGCGCCCCGACACAAAAGCATATCTACAGTTTTTAGGCTATTCCCAAGCTTCTTTGGCAGAGGTTCGCGGCGATGTAGAGAGGATGAAAGAAGATGATATATTAAAGTCAGTTAAAGGTTCCACTTTGTTATTTATTGGAATTAAAACACCCGCTAAAGATTTTCCATATTCCTATTTGCGGGAGTTAAAGAGTTGTGATAATATTTTATAACTAGTCAAATAACGCCAAAAAGAGAGGAGGGCGGAGAAATGGATTGCGCGGTCAGACATTTAATTTCTTCCCGCCCCTTTTCAATAGTTGTTTAACAAGCTTTTATTGTTTTATTATCCCGTATCCTCCCGTAAACCTCCCGTTTATCTTTAGTTGTTGACTTGGGAGTTTTGTTTGTGGTATAAGTTGTAGACTTTAGTTCCAAAGACTGTTGGGTGCTTGCCCTTCCGAAGTCCGCTTTGAGCGGACGAAGGAGGGTCCTTGAGAGCTTAATATCGCAGATTGCGGTACCCGCATAGGAAAAATTATGGCGTTAAAAAGAGAAAAGAAAGAACAAATTTTAAAAACTATAAAGGAAGCGTCTGATTCTTCGTCCTCTTTGGTTTTTTTTGATTACCAGAATATCTCCGCCGGAACTTTAAATATGTTGAGGGATAAACTTTTTGACAAAAAGGCGAGCTTTTCCGTTTTTAAAAACACCCTTCTAAAAAAAGTTTTAGGGGATAAAATGCCGGAACTTGCGGGGCCTACAGCAGTCCTCTTTGCAGGGGACGACCCCGTTTCTCCCATTAAAGAGTTATATAATTTTAAAAAAGAACAAGAGAGCATAGATATTAAATTTGGAATTCTAGAAGGAAAAATTATTCCCCAAAGCCAAGTGGATGTTTTGGCGGCGCTTCCCTCAAAGCAGGAACTGCTCGCAAAAGTGGTGGGGGGGATGTCCCGCCCAACAAATAGTTTTACTAGAGTATTAGGGGGTGTTTTAGACGGTTTCGCGCGAGTTGTGTATCAAATATCTCAAAGCTCAAAAATCAAATGACAAAATTCAACTCAAATTCAAAATATAAAATTCAAAAAAAGCTTTATAAATTTGAATTTTGAGCTTGATTTGTTATTTGAGATTTGATTTTTGAATTTAGGATGGGGGTGTAAGTTATGTCCGAAGAAAATAAAAAAGAAGAAAAAAAAGAAATAAAATTAACAGAAAACGCAAAAAAAGTAATGGAAATGGTTGAAAAAATGAATGTTTTGGAGCTTAACGATTTGGTAAAAGCTTTAGAAGAAAAATTTGGCGTTTCCGCAAGCGCTCCTGTTATGATGGCGGGCAATGCCGGAGTTGGCGTTCCCGCGGAAGCGGTGGAGGAGAAAACCGAATTTGATGTGGTTTTAACAGACGCCGGCGCTAATAAAATAAATGTAATTAAAGCGGTTCGCGAATTAAACCAAAATTTGGGTTTAGTTGAGGCGAAAACGCTTGTTGAAAGCGCTCCCAAAAACATTTTAGAAGGGGCTAAAAAAGAGGATGCGCAAGCCGCAAAGAAAAAGTTGG
This portion of the Patescibacteria group bacterium genome encodes:
- a CDS encoding phosphotransferase → MKTVCPKEITNLLTKYGLTIIKPFRLADGGFKRSYVLLCKDLKGKKFVLKVFASRDKNAQSKFIREVKILLLLGKYKNLSSFVPKVYKHNFKEQKGSLYYLLEYFDYKSFGEFTLDLSYQMGIFKKDSFEVFMDFWQEVGDMRQEGLEWLSPYGLSRFMDELSFYKSRTPEILSLGMWERVFNYLKRREKTINDCCALSHLDLYPENIFAQESFSRDFKIIDWEQSHLTAKAGNEAFLYLMLWKEDYFRKKIFTRISEQGSMSSFKCFLLLFAVRFLYQTKSFAHENAFSESFKLSLLSTINDIVQGKFSRPRNLQYLVSKMLVRQLLKNFYSFKKDISVEDFPAGYGNTMLKISIMTGSDKNKDYVLRVYSLSRIYENIRREAKIYRHLSKKGIPTYFVCKNKERRLVSKAVIYGRERYFIFVCFLKGRTLSRTKLKKTHLYQAGSWLAKMHTVGVVHNDYNRRNVLYDKDVLSGIIDMEFSQFSTKSADHLRDLAKAIALWLQGIDDNASVSIREVYESFMGGYFGKNWKDESFKVNRLIVEELRKLRTEYRRMNKKSPSEYFEGIIVFINNLIPRFKV
- a CDS encoding four helix bundle protein; the encoded protein is MVALKDFINNFDMSNPDWKSSQGYKAIASWQTAMLLRDMLVLWFKETGAENSRNFPSVPVNFRLFGRLEAQVLDAARSVIANIEEGYTRPDTKAYLQFLGYSQASLAEVRGDVERMKEDDILKSVKGSTLLFIGIKTPAKDFPYSYLRELKSCDNIL
- the rplJ gene encoding 50S ribosomal protein L10 → MALKREKKEQILKTIKEASDSSSSLVFFDYQNISAGTLNMLRDKLFDKKASFSVFKNTLLKKVLGDKMPELAGPTAVLFAGDDPVSPIKELYNFKKEQESIDIKFGILEGKIIPQSQVDVLAALPSKQELLAKVVGGMSRPTNSFTRVLGGVLDGFARVVYQISQSSKIK
- the rplL gene encoding 50S ribosomal protein L7/L12, translated to MSEENKKEEKKEIKLTENAKKVMEMVEKMNVLELNDLVKALEEKFGVSASAPVMMAGNAGVGVPAEAVEEKTEFDVVLTDAGANKINVIKAVRELNQNLGLVEAKTLVESAPKNILEGAKKEDAQAAKKKLEEAGAKVELK